Below is a window of Tsuneonella deserti DNA.
CCGACCCGGACGCTGCCAATCGCTGGCACGAGGTAGAGGTGACGATCGGGCGACGTCTCGTACGCCACCGTTTCCCCGGCCCTGACCGTCGCGCCGAGCACACGGGCATGGGCGCGGATCGGCAGAGCGTCATCTCCATCGATGCCAGACGCGAGCGGTTCGAAACGGCCGTTGCGGGAAGCCTTGGGAAACGGCCGCGCGCCCCAGCCAGGTTCGCCGCCACGCTCGTCGGGAATGATCCAGATCTGGAAGATCTGCGTCGGCTCATCCTCGAGGTTGTATTCGGAGTGCGTCACGCCGTTGCCGGCCGACATTACCTGAACATCGCCGGCTTCGGTCCGACCTTCGTTCCCCAGGCTGTCGCGGTGGGTGATCGCGCCTTTCCTGACGTAAGTGATGATCTCCATGTCGCGGTGCGGATGGGGGGGGAAGCCGCTTCGGGGGGCAATGGTGTCATCGTTCCACACCCGCAGTTGGCCCCAGTTGACCCGCTCGGGATCATGGTAGTCGGCGAATGAAAAGTGGTGCCGCGCGTCGAGCCATCCGTGGTCGGCGGCGCCCAAGGTGCCGAAGCGTCGAACTTCGATCATGTCAGTCTCCATAATTTCCTGTCGAGACCGATATGGCCCTTGCGGGTATCCAGCATAAGCGCGATAAAACGCGACGAAATGTTCTGGAAATCTGAATGGTGGACGTCGGCAGCCCTACGGTCGATCAGCTGAGGATTTTCCTCGCCGTGGCCGAGC
It encodes the following:
- a CDS encoding pirin family protein encodes the protein MIEVRRFGTLGAADHGWLDARHHFSFADYHDPERVNWGQLRVWNDDTIAPRSGFPPHPHRDMEIITYVRKGAITHRDSLGNEGRTEAGDVQVMSAGNGVTHSEYNLEDEPTQIFQIWIIPDERGGEPGWGARPFPKASRNGRFEPLASGIDGDDALPIRAHARVLGATVRAGETVAYETSPDRHLYLVPAIGSVRVGEVQVDARDGAAITGVSRIEVTAIEDAELVLVDAR